Proteins encoded within one genomic window of Manis pentadactyla isolate mManPen7 chromosome 4, mManPen7.hap1, whole genome shotgun sequence:
- the CAMTA2 gene encoding calmodulin-binding transcription activator 2 isoform X1, which produces MNTKDTTEVAENSHHLKIFLPKKLLECLPRCPLLPPERLRWNTNEEIASYLITFEKHDEWLSCAPKTRPQNGSIILYNRKKVKYRKDGYLWKKRKDGKTTREDHMKLKVQGMEPVSWQCLYGCYVHSSIVPTFHRRCYWLLQNPDIVLVHYLNVPALEDCGKGCSPIFCSISSDRREWLKWSREELLGQLKPMFHGVKWSCGNGTEEFSVEQLVQQILDTHPTKPAPRTHACLCSGGLGSGSLTHKCSSTKHRIISPKVEPRALTLTSVPHPHPPEPPPLIAPLPPELPKAHTSPSSSSSSSSSSSGFAEPLEIRPSPPTSREGSSRGGTAILLLTGLEQCTGSLTPTGHLAPQADPRPSMSLAVVVGSEPSAPPAPPSPAFDPDRFLNSPQRGQTYGGGQGVSPDFPEAEAALTTCPALEPAAALEPQAAARGPPLQSATGGGRGNCFFIQDDDSGAELKAQGAAPPVPSPTPSTPPSPAPLEPSGRAGRGETLFGGAGGASELEPFSLSSFPDLMGELISDEAPSTPAPTPQLSPALGAITDFSPEWSYPEGGVKVLITGPWTEATEHYSCVFDHIAVPASLVQPGVLRCYCPAHEVGLVSLQVAGREGPLSASVLFEYRARRFLSLPSTQLDWLSLDDNQFRMSILERLEQMEKRMAEIAAAGQAPFQGSDATPIQDEGQGPGFEARVVVLVESMIPRSTWRGPERLAHGSPFRGMSLLHLAAAQGYARLIETLSQWRSVETGSLDLEQEVDPLNVDHFSCTPLMWACALGHLEAAVLLFRWNRQALSIPDSLGRLPLSVAQSRGHVRLARCLEELQRQEASAELPLALSPPSSSPDTGLSSASSPSERSEGTFSVTSAYSSAPDGSPPPAPPPASEITMEEMVVPGQLSSGAPEAPLLLMDYEATNPKGPPSSPPPLPPAPDGGAAPEEADSPLAVDVIPVDMISLAKQIIEATPERIKQEDFVGLPEAGAPVRERTGALGLSETMSWLASYLDNVDHFPSSAPSSEMPFERGRLAIPPAPSWAEFLSTSASGKMESDFALLTLSDHEQRELYEAARVIQTAFRKYKGRRLKEQQEVAAAVIQRCYRKYKQLTWIALKFALYKKMTQAAILIQSKFRSYYEQKRFQQSRRAAVLIQQHYRSYRRRPGPPHRPPGSLPARSKGSFLTKKQDQAARKIMRFLRRCRHRMRELKQNQELEGLPQPGLAT; this is translated from the exons GAGATTGCATCCTACTTGATCACCTTTGAGAAGCACGACGAGTGGCTATCCTGTGCCCCAAAGACCAG GCCTCAGAATGGCTCCATTATCCTCTACAACCGCAAGAAGGTGAAATACCGGAAGGATGGTTACCTCTGGAAGAAGCGGAAGGATGGGAAGACCACGCGAGAGGACCACATGAAGCTGAAGGTCCAGGGCATGGAG CCTGTCTCCTGGCAGTGTCTCTATGGCTGCTACGTTCACTCTTCCATCGTCCCCACATTCCATCGGCGCTGCTACTGGCTGCTGCAG AACCCTGACATCGTCCTTGTGCACTACCTGAACGTCCCAGCCCTGGAGGATTGCGGAAAGGGCTGCAGCCCCATCTTTTGTTCCATCAGCAGCGACCGGCGAGAGTGGCTGAAGTGGTCCCGGGAGGAGCTGCTGGGACAGCTAAAGCCCATGT TTCACGGCGTCAAGTGGAGCTGTGGGAACGGGACAGAGGAGTTCTCTGTGGAGCAGCTGGTCCAGCAGATTCTGGACACCCACCCGACCAAGCCCGCACCCCGAACCCATGCCTGCCTCTGCAGTGGGGGCCTTG GTTCCGGGAGCCTTACCCACAAGTGCAGCAGCACGAAACACCGCATCATCTCTCCCAAAGTGGAGCCCCGAGCTCTAACCCTGACCTCTGTCCCTCATCCCCATCCCCCTGAGCCCCCTCCACTGATAGCCCCACTTCCCCCAGAGCTCCCGAAGGCACATACCTCCccatcttcttcttcctcttcttcctcctcttcatcaGGCTTTGCAGAACCCCTAGAGATCAGACCTAGCCCTCCAACCTCTCGAGAGGGTTCGTCGAGAGGAGGCACCGCCATCCTCCTTCTGACAGGACTGGAGCAGTGTACTGGCAGCTTGACACCCACCGGGCATTTGGCTCCCCAGGCTGATCCTCGGCCTTCCATGAGCTTGGCTGTGGTTGTAGGCTCTGAGCCCTCTGCCCCGCCAgctcctcccagccctgcctttgACCCCGATCGTTTTCTCAACAGCCCCCAGAGGGGCCAGACATAtggaggggggcaaggggtgagcCCAGACTTCCCTGAGGCAGAGGCCGCCCTTACCACTTGTCCTGCCCTGGAGCCTGCTGCTGCCCTGGAGCCCCAGGCAGCTGCTCGGGGTCCTCCTCTGCAGTCAGCAACAGGTGGGGGGAGAGGAAACTGCTTCTTCATTCAAGATGATGACAGTGGGGCAGAGCTCAAGGCCCAGGGGGCCGCCCCACCCGTCCCCTCTCCGACCCCTTCCACCCCACCCTCACCTGCCCCCCTAGAACCATCCGGCAGGGCAGGAAGAGGGGAGACCTTGTTTGGAGGAGCTGGTGGGGCAAGCGAACTGGAGCCCTTCAGTCTTTCATCATTCCCAGACCTTATGGGAGAGCTCATCAGTGACGAGGCTCCAAGCACCCCTGCCCCAACCCCCCAGCTCTCTCCTGCTCTTGGCGCCATCACggacttctccccagagtggtcCTACCCAGAG GGTGGGGTCAAGGTGCTCATCACAGGTCCTTGGACAGAGGCCACCGAGCATTACTCCTGTGTCTTTGATCACATCGCAGTGCCAGCCTCACTTGTCCAGCCTGGTGTCCTACGCTGCTACTGTCCTG CCCATGAGGTAGGGCTGGTGTCTTTGCAGGTGGCCGGGCGGGAGGGACCCCTTTCTGCTTCTGTGCTCTTTGAGTATCGAGCCCGCCGCTTCCTGTCACTGCCTAGTACTCAGCTTGACTGGTTGTCCCTGGACG ACAACCAGTTCCGGATGTCCATACTGGAGCGACTGGAGCAGATGGAGAAGCGGATGGCAGAGATTGCAGCAGCTGGGCAGGCACCCTTCCAGGGTTCTGATGCAACCCCAATTCAG GATGAAGGCCAGGGGCCTGGGTTCGAGGCACGGGTGGTGGTCTTGGTAGAGAGCATGATACCACGCTCCACCTGGAGGGGTCCTGAACGTCTGGCCCATGGAAGCCCCTTCCGGGGCATGAGCCTTCTGCACTTGGCCGCTGCCCAGGGCTATGCCCGCCTCATCGAGACTCTGAGCCAGTGGCG GAGTGTGGAGACCGGAAGCTTGGACTTAGAGCAAGAGGTTGACCCGCTCAATGTGGATCATTTCTCTTGCACCCCTCTG ATGTGGGCTTGTGCCTTGGGACACCTGGAAGCTGCTGTGCTCCTTTTCCGTTGGAACAGACAGGCTCTGAGCATTCCCGACTCCTTGGGCAGGCTACCCCTGTCTGTGGCTCAGTCCCGGGGTCATGTGCGCCTTGCCCGCTGCCTTGAGGAGCTGCAGAGACAGGAAGCTTCAGCTGAGCTCCCACTTGCCCTGTCGCCACCATCCTCCAGCCCAGACACTG GTCTGAGCAGTGCCTCTTCACCGTCAGAGCGTTCCGAAGGCACATTCTCTGTCACATCAGCCTATTCTAGTGCCCCGGATGGGAGTCCTCCCCCTGCTCCTCCGCCAGCCTCTGAGATTACTATGGAGGAGATGGTCGTCCCAGGCCAGCTCTCCTCTGGTGCCCCGGAGGCCCCCCTGCTCCTCATGGACTATGAAGCTACCAACCCCAAAGGGCCCCCATCCTCACCGCCTCCTCTCCCACCAGCCCCAGATGGTGGGGCTGCTCCTGAGGAAGCTGACAGCCCACTGGCTGTGGATGTGATCCCG GTGGACATGATCTCACTGGCGAAGCAGATCATCGAAGCCACACCAGAACGGATTAAACAAGAGGACTTCGTGGGGCTGCCTGAGGCTGGAGCCCCAGTGCGGGAGCGGACAGGGGCCCTGGGACTCAGCGAGACTATGTCCTGGCTAGCCAGCTACCTGGACAATGTGGACCATTTCCCCAGCTCAGCCCCTTCCAG CGAAATGCCCTTTGAGCGGGGTCGCCTGGCTATCCCTCCAGCACCTTCCTGGGCCGAGTTTCTCTCTACATCTGCCAGTGGGAAGATGGAGAGTGATTTTGCCCTGCTGACACTTTCGGATCATGAGCAGCGGGAACTGTATGAGGCAGCCCGAGTCATCCAGACGGCCTTCCGAAAATACAAG GGCCGGAGGCTGAAGGAGCAGCAGGAGGTAGCAGCAGCTGTGATCCAGCGCTGTTACCGGAAGTACAAGCAG CTGACCTGGATTGCACTTAAG TTTGCACTCTATAAGAAGATGACCCAGGCGGCCATCCTGATCCAAAGCAAGTTCCGAAGCTACTATGAACAGAAACGATTTCAGCAAAGCCGCCGAGCGGCTGTACTCATCCAGCAGCACTATCGCTCCTACCGCCGCCGGCCTGGGCCTCCCCACCGGCCCCCGGGCAGCCTGCCTGCCCGCAGCAA AGGCTCCTTTCTCACTAAGAAGCAGGACCAAGCAGCCCGGAAGATCATGAGATTCCTGCGGCGCTGCAGACACAG GATGAGGGAATTGAAGCAGAACCAGGAGCTTGAAGGGCTTCCCCAACCTGGACTGGCCACCTGA
- the CAMTA2 gene encoding calmodulin-binding transcription activator 2 isoform X3: MNTKDTTEVAENSHHLKIFLPKKLLECLPRCPLLPPERLRWNTNEEIASYLITFEKHDEWLSCAPKTRPQNGSIILYNRKKVKYRKDGYLWKKRKDGKTTREDHMKLKVQGMEPVSWQCLYGCYVHSSIVPTFHRRCYWLLQNPDIVLVHYLNVPALEDCGKGCSPIFCSISSDRREWLKWSREELLGQLKPMFHGVKWSCGNGTEEFSVEQLVQQILDTHPTKPAPRTHACLCSGGLGSGSLTHKCSSTKHRIISPKVEPRALTLTSVPHPHPPEPPPLIAPLPPELPKAHTSPSSSSSSSSSSSGFAEPLEIRPSPPTSREGSSRGGTAILLLTGLEQCTGSLTPTGHLAPQADPRPSMSLAVVVGSEPSAPPAPPSPAFDPDRFLNSPQRGQTYGGGQGVSPDFPEAEAALTTCPALEPAAALEPQAAARGPPLQSATGGGRGNCFFIQDDDSGAELKAQGAAPPVPSPTPSTPPSPAPLEPSGRAGRGETLFGGAGGASELEPFSLSSFPDLMGELISDEAPSTPAPTPQLSPALGAITDFSPEWSYPEGGVKVLITGPWTEATEHYSCVFDHIAVPASLVQPGVLRCYCPAHEVGLVSLQVAGREGPLSASVLFEYRARRFLSLPSTQLDWLSLDDNQFRMSILERLEQMEKRMAEIAAAGQAPFQGSDATPIQDEGQGPGFEARVVVLVESMIPRSTWRGPERLAHGSPFRGMSLLHLAAAQGYARLIETLSQWRSVETGSLDLEQEVDPLNVDHFSCTPLMWACALGHLEAAVLLFRWNRQALSIPDSLGRLPLSVAQSRGHVRLARCLEELQRQEASAELPLALSPPSSSPDTGLSSASSPSERSEGTFSVTSAYSSAPDGSPPPAPPPASEITMEEMVVPGQLSSGAPEAPLLLMDYEATNPKGPPSSPPPLPPAPDGGAAPEEADSPLAVDVIPVDMISLAKQIIEATPERIKQEDFVGLPEAGAPVRERTGALGLSETMSWLASYLDNVDHFPSSAPSSEMPFERGRLAIPPAPSWAEFLSTSASGKMESDFALLTLSDHEQRELYEAARVIQTAFRKYKGRRLKEQQEVAAAVIQRCYRKYKQFALYKKMTQAAILIQSKFRSYYEQKRFQQSRRAAVLIQQHYRSYRRRPGPPHRPPGSLPARSKGSFLTKKQDQAARKIMRFLRRCRHRMRELKQNQELEGLPQPGLAT, encoded by the exons GAGATTGCATCCTACTTGATCACCTTTGAGAAGCACGACGAGTGGCTATCCTGTGCCCCAAAGACCAG GCCTCAGAATGGCTCCATTATCCTCTACAACCGCAAGAAGGTGAAATACCGGAAGGATGGTTACCTCTGGAAGAAGCGGAAGGATGGGAAGACCACGCGAGAGGACCACATGAAGCTGAAGGTCCAGGGCATGGAG CCTGTCTCCTGGCAGTGTCTCTATGGCTGCTACGTTCACTCTTCCATCGTCCCCACATTCCATCGGCGCTGCTACTGGCTGCTGCAG AACCCTGACATCGTCCTTGTGCACTACCTGAACGTCCCAGCCCTGGAGGATTGCGGAAAGGGCTGCAGCCCCATCTTTTGTTCCATCAGCAGCGACCGGCGAGAGTGGCTGAAGTGGTCCCGGGAGGAGCTGCTGGGACAGCTAAAGCCCATGT TTCACGGCGTCAAGTGGAGCTGTGGGAACGGGACAGAGGAGTTCTCTGTGGAGCAGCTGGTCCAGCAGATTCTGGACACCCACCCGACCAAGCCCGCACCCCGAACCCATGCCTGCCTCTGCAGTGGGGGCCTTG GTTCCGGGAGCCTTACCCACAAGTGCAGCAGCACGAAACACCGCATCATCTCTCCCAAAGTGGAGCCCCGAGCTCTAACCCTGACCTCTGTCCCTCATCCCCATCCCCCTGAGCCCCCTCCACTGATAGCCCCACTTCCCCCAGAGCTCCCGAAGGCACATACCTCCccatcttcttcttcctcttcttcctcctcttcatcaGGCTTTGCAGAACCCCTAGAGATCAGACCTAGCCCTCCAACCTCTCGAGAGGGTTCGTCGAGAGGAGGCACCGCCATCCTCCTTCTGACAGGACTGGAGCAGTGTACTGGCAGCTTGACACCCACCGGGCATTTGGCTCCCCAGGCTGATCCTCGGCCTTCCATGAGCTTGGCTGTGGTTGTAGGCTCTGAGCCCTCTGCCCCGCCAgctcctcccagccctgcctttgACCCCGATCGTTTTCTCAACAGCCCCCAGAGGGGCCAGACATAtggaggggggcaaggggtgagcCCAGACTTCCCTGAGGCAGAGGCCGCCCTTACCACTTGTCCTGCCCTGGAGCCTGCTGCTGCCCTGGAGCCCCAGGCAGCTGCTCGGGGTCCTCCTCTGCAGTCAGCAACAGGTGGGGGGAGAGGAAACTGCTTCTTCATTCAAGATGATGACAGTGGGGCAGAGCTCAAGGCCCAGGGGGCCGCCCCACCCGTCCCCTCTCCGACCCCTTCCACCCCACCCTCACCTGCCCCCCTAGAACCATCCGGCAGGGCAGGAAGAGGGGAGACCTTGTTTGGAGGAGCTGGTGGGGCAAGCGAACTGGAGCCCTTCAGTCTTTCATCATTCCCAGACCTTATGGGAGAGCTCATCAGTGACGAGGCTCCAAGCACCCCTGCCCCAACCCCCCAGCTCTCTCCTGCTCTTGGCGCCATCACggacttctccccagagtggtcCTACCCAGAG GGTGGGGTCAAGGTGCTCATCACAGGTCCTTGGACAGAGGCCACCGAGCATTACTCCTGTGTCTTTGATCACATCGCAGTGCCAGCCTCACTTGTCCAGCCTGGTGTCCTACGCTGCTACTGTCCTG CCCATGAGGTAGGGCTGGTGTCTTTGCAGGTGGCCGGGCGGGAGGGACCCCTTTCTGCTTCTGTGCTCTTTGAGTATCGAGCCCGCCGCTTCCTGTCACTGCCTAGTACTCAGCTTGACTGGTTGTCCCTGGACG ACAACCAGTTCCGGATGTCCATACTGGAGCGACTGGAGCAGATGGAGAAGCGGATGGCAGAGATTGCAGCAGCTGGGCAGGCACCCTTCCAGGGTTCTGATGCAACCCCAATTCAG GATGAAGGCCAGGGGCCTGGGTTCGAGGCACGGGTGGTGGTCTTGGTAGAGAGCATGATACCACGCTCCACCTGGAGGGGTCCTGAACGTCTGGCCCATGGAAGCCCCTTCCGGGGCATGAGCCTTCTGCACTTGGCCGCTGCCCAGGGCTATGCCCGCCTCATCGAGACTCTGAGCCAGTGGCG GAGTGTGGAGACCGGAAGCTTGGACTTAGAGCAAGAGGTTGACCCGCTCAATGTGGATCATTTCTCTTGCACCCCTCTG ATGTGGGCTTGTGCCTTGGGACACCTGGAAGCTGCTGTGCTCCTTTTCCGTTGGAACAGACAGGCTCTGAGCATTCCCGACTCCTTGGGCAGGCTACCCCTGTCTGTGGCTCAGTCCCGGGGTCATGTGCGCCTTGCCCGCTGCCTTGAGGAGCTGCAGAGACAGGAAGCTTCAGCTGAGCTCCCACTTGCCCTGTCGCCACCATCCTCCAGCCCAGACACTG GTCTGAGCAGTGCCTCTTCACCGTCAGAGCGTTCCGAAGGCACATTCTCTGTCACATCAGCCTATTCTAGTGCCCCGGATGGGAGTCCTCCCCCTGCTCCTCCGCCAGCCTCTGAGATTACTATGGAGGAGATGGTCGTCCCAGGCCAGCTCTCCTCTGGTGCCCCGGAGGCCCCCCTGCTCCTCATGGACTATGAAGCTACCAACCCCAAAGGGCCCCCATCCTCACCGCCTCCTCTCCCACCAGCCCCAGATGGTGGGGCTGCTCCTGAGGAAGCTGACAGCCCACTGGCTGTGGATGTGATCCCG GTGGACATGATCTCACTGGCGAAGCAGATCATCGAAGCCACACCAGAACGGATTAAACAAGAGGACTTCGTGGGGCTGCCTGAGGCTGGAGCCCCAGTGCGGGAGCGGACAGGGGCCCTGGGACTCAGCGAGACTATGTCCTGGCTAGCCAGCTACCTGGACAATGTGGACCATTTCCCCAGCTCAGCCCCTTCCAG CGAAATGCCCTTTGAGCGGGGTCGCCTGGCTATCCCTCCAGCACCTTCCTGGGCCGAGTTTCTCTCTACATCTGCCAGTGGGAAGATGGAGAGTGATTTTGCCCTGCTGACACTTTCGGATCATGAGCAGCGGGAACTGTATGAGGCAGCCCGAGTCATCCAGACGGCCTTCCGAAAATACAAG GGCCGGAGGCTGAAGGAGCAGCAGGAGGTAGCAGCAGCTGTGATCCAGCGCTGTTACCGGAAGTACAAGCAG TTTGCACTCTATAAGAAGATGACCCAGGCGGCCATCCTGATCCAAAGCAAGTTCCGAAGCTACTATGAACAGAAACGATTTCAGCAAAGCCGCCGAGCGGCTGTACTCATCCAGCAGCACTATCGCTCCTACCGCCGCCGGCCTGGGCCTCCCCACCGGCCCCCGGGCAGCCTGCCTGCCCGCAGCAA AGGCTCCTTTCTCACTAAGAAGCAGGACCAAGCAGCCCGGAAGATCATGAGATTCCTGCGGCGCTGCAGACACAG GATGAGGGAATTGAAGCAGAACCAGGAGCTTGAAGGGCTTCCCCAACCTGGACTGGCCACCTGA
- the CAMTA2 gene encoding calmodulin-binding transcription activator 2 isoform X2, translating to MNTKDTTEVAENSHHLKIFLPKKLLECLPRCPLLPPERLRWNTNEEIASYLITFEKHDEWLSCAPKTRPQNGSIILYNRKKVKYRKDGYLWKKRKDGKTTREDHMKLKVQGMECLYGCYVHSSIVPTFHRRCYWLLQNPDIVLVHYLNVPALEDCGKGCSPIFCSISSDRREWLKWSREELLGQLKPMFHGVKWSCGNGTEEFSVEQLVQQILDTHPTKPAPRTHACLCSGGLGSGSLTHKCSSTKHRIISPKVEPRALTLTSVPHPHPPEPPPLIAPLPPELPKAHTSPSSSSSSSSSSSGFAEPLEIRPSPPTSREGSSRGGTAILLLTGLEQCTGSLTPTGHLAPQADPRPSMSLAVVVGSEPSAPPAPPSPAFDPDRFLNSPQRGQTYGGGQGVSPDFPEAEAALTTCPALEPAAALEPQAAARGPPLQSATGGGRGNCFFIQDDDSGAELKAQGAAPPVPSPTPSTPPSPAPLEPSGRAGRGETLFGGAGGASELEPFSLSSFPDLMGELISDEAPSTPAPTPQLSPALGAITDFSPEWSYPEGGVKVLITGPWTEATEHYSCVFDHIAVPASLVQPGVLRCYCPAHEVGLVSLQVAGREGPLSASVLFEYRARRFLSLPSTQLDWLSLDDNQFRMSILERLEQMEKRMAEIAAAGQAPFQGSDATPIQDEGQGPGFEARVVVLVESMIPRSTWRGPERLAHGSPFRGMSLLHLAAAQGYARLIETLSQWRSVETGSLDLEQEVDPLNVDHFSCTPLMWACALGHLEAAVLLFRWNRQALSIPDSLGRLPLSVAQSRGHVRLARCLEELQRQEASAELPLALSPPSSSPDTGLSSASSPSERSEGTFSVTSAYSSAPDGSPPPAPPPASEITMEEMVVPGQLSSGAPEAPLLLMDYEATNPKGPPSSPPPLPPAPDGGAAPEEADSPLAVDVIPVDMISLAKQIIEATPERIKQEDFVGLPEAGAPVRERTGALGLSETMSWLASYLDNVDHFPSSAPSSEMPFERGRLAIPPAPSWAEFLSTSASGKMESDFALLTLSDHEQRELYEAARVIQTAFRKYKGRRLKEQQEVAAAVIQRCYRKYKQLTWIALKFALYKKMTQAAILIQSKFRSYYEQKRFQQSRRAAVLIQQHYRSYRRRPGPPHRPPGSLPARSKGSFLTKKQDQAARKIMRFLRRCRHRMRELKQNQELEGLPQPGLAT from the exons GAGATTGCATCCTACTTGATCACCTTTGAGAAGCACGACGAGTGGCTATCCTGTGCCCCAAAGACCAG GCCTCAGAATGGCTCCATTATCCTCTACAACCGCAAGAAGGTGAAATACCGGAAGGATGGTTACCTCTGGAAGAAGCGGAAGGATGGGAAGACCACGCGAGAGGACCACATGAAGCTGAAGGTCCAGGGCATGGAG TGTCTCTATGGCTGCTACGTTCACTCTTCCATCGTCCCCACATTCCATCGGCGCTGCTACTGGCTGCTGCAG AACCCTGACATCGTCCTTGTGCACTACCTGAACGTCCCAGCCCTGGAGGATTGCGGAAAGGGCTGCAGCCCCATCTTTTGTTCCATCAGCAGCGACCGGCGAGAGTGGCTGAAGTGGTCCCGGGAGGAGCTGCTGGGACAGCTAAAGCCCATGT TTCACGGCGTCAAGTGGAGCTGTGGGAACGGGACAGAGGAGTTCTCTGTGGAGCAGCTGGTCCAGCAGATTCTGGACACCCACCCGACCAAGCCCGCACCCCGAACCCATGCCTGCCTCTGCAGTGGGGGCCTTG GTTCCGGGAGCCTTACCCACAAGTGCAGCAGCACGAAACACCGCATCATCTCTCCCAAAGTGGAGCCCCGAGCTCTAACCCTGACCTCTGTCCCTCATCCCCATCCCCCTGAGCCCCCTCCACTGATAGCCCCACTTCCCCCAGAGCTCCCGAAGGCACATACCTCCccatcttcttcttcctcttcttcctcctcttcatcaGGCTTTGCAGAACCCCTAGAGATCAGACCTAGCCCTCCAACCTCTCGAGAGGGTTCGTCGAGAGGAGGCACCGCCATCCTCCTTCTGACAGGACTGGAGCAGTGTACTGGCAGCTTGACACCCACCGGGCATTTGGCTCCCCAGGCTGATCCTCGGCCTTCCATGAGCTTGGCTGTGGTTGTAGGCTCTGAGCCCTCTGCCCCGCCAgctcctcccagccctgcctttgACCCCGATCGTTTTCTCAACAGCCCCCAGAGGGGCCAGACATAtggaggggggcaaggggtgagcCCAGACTTCCCTGAGGCAGAGGCCGCCCTTACCACTTGTCCTGCCCTGGAGCCTGCTGCTGCCCTGGAGCCCCAGGCAGCTGCTCGGGGTCCTCCTCTGCAGTCAGCAACAGGTGGGGGGAGAGGAAACTGCTTCTTCATTCAAGATGATGACAGTGGGGCAGAGCTCAAGGCCCAGGGGGCCGCCCCACCCGTCCCCTCTCCGACCCCTTCCACCCCACCCTCACCTGCCCCCCTAGAACCATCCGGCAGGGCAGGAAGAGGGGAGACCTTGTTTGGAGGAGCTGGTGGGGCAAGCGAACTGGAGCCCTTCAGTCTTTCATCATTCCCAGACCTTATGGGAGAGCTCATCAGTGACGAGGCTCCAAGCACCCCTGCCCCAACCCCCCAGCTCTCTCCTGCTCTTGGCGCCATCACggacttctccccagagtggtcCTACCCAGAG GGTGGGGTCAAGGTGCTCATCACAGGTCCTTGGACAGAGGCCACCGAGCATTACTCCTGTGTCTTTGATCACATCGCAGTGCCAGCCTCACTTGTCCAGCCTGGTGTCCTACGCTGCTACTGTCCTG CCCATGAGGTAGGGCTGGTGTCTTTGCAGGTGGCCGGGCGGGAGGGACCCCTTTCTGCTTCTGTGCTCTTTGAGTATCGAGCCCGCCGCTTCCTGTCACTGCCTAGTACTCAGCTTGACTGGTTGTCCCTGGACG ACAACCAGTTCCGGATGTCCATACTGGAGCGACTGGAGCAGATGGAGAAGCGGATGGCAGAGATTGCAGCAGCTGGGCAGGCACCCTTCCAGGGTTCTGATGCAACCCCAATTCAG GATGAAGGCCAGGGGCCTGGGTTCGAGGCACGGGTGGTGGTCTTGGTAGAGAGCATGATACCACGCTCCACCTGGAGGGGTCCTGAACGTCTGGCCCATGGAAGCCCCTTCCGGGGCATGAGCCTTCTGCACTTGGCCGCTGCCCAGGGCTATGCCCGCCTCATCGAGACTCTGAGCCAGTGGCG GAGTGTGGAGACCGGAAGCTTGGACTTAGAGCAAGAGGTTGACCCGCTCAATGTGGATCATTTCTCTTGCACCCCTCTG ATGTGGGCTTGTGCCTTGGGACACCTGGAAGCTGCTGTGCTCCTTTTCCGTTGGAACAGACAGGCTCTGAGCATTCCCGACTCCTTGGGCAGGCTACCCCTGTCTGTGGCTCAGTCCCGGGGTCATGTGCGCCTTGCCCGCTGCCTTGAGGAGCTGCAGAGACAGGAAGCTTCAGCTGAGCTCCCACTTGCCCTGTCGCCACCATCCTCCAGCCCAGACACTG GTCTGAGCAGTGCCTCTTCACCGTCAGAGCGTTCCGAAGGCACATTCTCTGTCACATCAGCCTATTCTAGTGCCCCGGATGGGAGTCCTCCCCCTGCTCCTCCGCCAGCCTCTGAGATTACTATGGAGGAGATGGTCGTCCCAGGCCAGCTCTCCTCTGGTGCCCCGGAGGCCCCCCTGCTCCTCATGGACTATGAAGCTACCAACCCCAAAGGGCCCCCATCCTCACCGCCTCCTCTCCCACCAGCCCCAGATGGTGGGGCTGCTCCTGAGGAAGCTGACAGCCCACTGGCTGTGGATGTGATCCCG GTGGACATGATCTCACTGGCGAAGCAGATCATCGAAGCCACACCAGAACGGATTAAACAAGAGGACTTCGTGGGGCTGCCTGAGGCTGGAGCCCCAGTGCGGGAGCGGACAGGGGCCCTGGGACTCAGCGAGACTATGTCCTGGCTAGCCAGCTACCTGGACAATGTGGACCATTTCCCCAGCTCAGCCCCTTCCAG CGAAATGCCCTTTGAGCGGGGTCGCCTGGCTATCCCTCCAGCACCTTCCTGGGCCGAGTTTCTCTCTACATCTGCCAGTGGGAAGATGGAGAGTGATTTTGCCCTGCTGACACTTTCGGATCATGAGCAGCGGGAACTGTATGAGGCAGCCCGAGTCATCCAGACGGCCTTCCGAAAATACAAG GGCCGGAGGCTGAAGGAGCAGCAGGAGGTAGCAGCAGCTGTGATCCAGCGCTGTTACCGGAAGTACAAGCAG CTGACCTGGATTGCACTTAAG TTTGCACTCTATAAGAAGATGACCCAGGCGGCCATCCTGATCCAAAGCAAGTTCCGAAGCTACTATGAACAGAAACGATTTCAGCAAAGCCGCCGAGCGGCTGTACTCATCCAGCAGCACTATCGCTCCTACCGCCGCCGGCCTGGGCCTCCCCACCGGCCCCCGGGCAGCCTGCCTGCCCGCAGCAA AGGCTCCTTTCTCACTAAGAAGCAGGACCAAGCAGCCCGGAAGATCATGAGATTCCTGCGGCGCTGCAGACACAG GATGAGGGAATTGAAGCAGAACCAGGAGCTTGAAGGGCTTCCCCAACCTGGACTGGCCACCTGA